A single window of Nicotiana sylvestris chromosome 5, ASM39365v2, whole genome shotgun sequence DNA harbors:
- the LOC138869760 gene encoding uncharacterized protein — protein sequence MSVSLRNVRDLDVEQERARKTRQAVALIPVPIELDESTKLTKEIVQPAQEENSIQNETEKEAETVQEPVVDVNIPLIEALKEKPGYAKMMKDLMSQKFDFQYLAIVTLTQTCSAVVTRPIAEKLSDPGSFTIPCTIGNFAFAKALTVKRPSGILDDVLIQVGKFVFPANFVILDCKVDEEIPIILGRPLLATGRALIDYETGELKMILNDEEITFNM from the exons ATGTCAGTGAGTCTACGTAATGTCAGAGATCTAGATGTAGAGCAAGAGAGGGCTCGAAAAACTAGACAGGCTGTGGCACTtataccagtgcccattgagcttgATGAGTCAACAAAACTGACAAAGGAGATAGTCcagcctgcccaggaagaaaATAGCATTCAGAATGAGAccgagaaagaagctgagacagtCCAGGAACCAGTAGTTGAT gtaaacatACCATTGATTGAAGCTTTGAAGGAGAAGcctgggtatgcaaaaatgatgaaggacttgatgtcccaaaAGTTTGATTTCCAATACTTGGCCATAGTTACTCTTACTCAGAcctgtagtgcagtggtgactagaccaattgcaGAAAAGCTATCTGACCCAGggagctttacaattccatgcactattggtaattttgcttttgctaaagcact gactGTGAAACGACCATCTGGTATCCTGGATGATGTGCTaattcaggtagggaaatttgtgttccctgcaaattttgtgatcttagactgcaaagtggatgaagagattcccataattttgggaagaccattaTTGGCCACggggagagctctcattgattaTGAAACCGGCGAGCTCAAGATGATAttgaacgatgaggagataacattcaataTGTAG